From the Nocardiopsis changdeensis genome, one window contains:
- a CDS encoding GAF domain-containing sensor histidine kinase, with product MTELPQSPRLFPDSLEDLLTDVPGLRHGMSDQARTRSLLQAVLTIGGDLDLATVLRRLTEMAAQLVGARYAGLGVVDEDGGFSEFIPVGVTREQAERISRFPHGKGVLSAPLFGRTALRLADLRDHPDFGGFPEGHPQMTTFLGVPIQVRDEVFGNLYLTEKSDGGEFDEEDEAVVTALATAAGVAIENARLYEEARLRERWLAASTEITTRLLSGATADDVLAYLAGQAREIGGADTAVVLLPDPRARGHLFAEIADGPVAQEILGTPVEIHDSVCGQVYESGEPMGIPDLGQANCPMLTHRGYGPGLLVPLGTPGNTRGVLLLGKLSERAPFPSAIRRMLHSFSVQAGIALELAEARHDTERLVVLEERDRIAKDLHDVVIQRLFASAMTLMSTMRLIPSQEAAERVQRTIDELDSTIREIRSTIFALQNPPSRQDTSLRGRILKLAENTAHSLGCHPGVSLDGPIDASVPDEVGEQLLAVLGEALSNVARHARASEVHVSVAVEETATTGRPTTLTLTVTDNGVGLPEEGRRSGLRNMDDRARALGGGFSARRARTGGTVLTWKVPVPDDGTPPFDTFQ from the coding sequence ATGACCGAGCTCCCCCAGAGCCCCCGGCTGTTCCCCGACTCCCTCGAAGACCTCCTCACCGACGTGCCCGGCCTGCGCCACGGCATGTCCGACCAGGCCCGGACGCGTTCCCTGCTCCAGGCGGTGCTGACCATCGGGGGCGACCTCGACCTGGCGACCGTGCTGCGCAGGCTCACCGAGATGGCCGCCCAGCTGGTCGGCGCCCGGTACGCCGGCCTGGGGGTCGTCGACGAGGACGGCGGCTTCAGCGAGTTCATCCCCGTGGGGGTCACCCGCGAGCAGGCCGAACGCATCTCCCGGTTCCCGCACGGCAAGGGGGTCCTGTCGGCCCCGCTGTTCGGGCGCACCGCGCTGCGGCTGGCGGACCTGCGCGACCACCCCGACTTCGGCGGGTTCCCCGAGGGGCACCCGCAGATGACCACCTTCCTCGGGGTGCCGATCCAGGTGCGCGACGAGGTGTTCGGCAACCTCTACCTCACCGAGAAGTCCGACGGCGGCGAGTTCGACGAGGAGGACGAGGCGGTGGTGACCGCCCTGGCCACGGCCGCCGGGGTCGCCATCGAGAACGCGCGCCTGTACGAGGAGGCGCGGCTGCGCGAACGCTGGCTGGCCGCCTCCACCGAGATCACCACGCGGCTGCTGTCGGGTGCGACCGCCGACGACGTCCTGGCCTACCTGGCCGGGCAGGCCCGCGAGATCGGCGGCGCCGACACCGCGGTGGTGCTGCTCCCGGACCCGCGCGCCCGGGGACACCTGTTCGCCGAGATAGCGGACGGCCCCGTCGCGCAGGAGATCCTGGGCACCCCGGTGGAGATCCACGACTCGGTCTGCGGCCAGGTGTACGAGTCGGGCGAGCCGATGGGCATCCCCGACCTGGGCCAGGCCAACTGCCCGATGCTCACCCACCGCGGCTACGGCCCGGGGCTGCTGGTGCCGCTGGGCACCCCGGGCAACACCCGGGGCGTGCTGCTGCTGGGCAAGCTGTCGGAGCGGGCGCCGTTCCCCTCGGCGATCCGGCGGATGCTGCACTCGTTCTCCGTCCAGGCGGGCATAGCGCTGGAGCTGGCCGAGGCCCGGCACGACACCGAGCGCCTGGTGGTGCTGGAGGAGCGCGACCGGATCGCCAAGGACCTGCACGACGTGGTCATCCAGCGGCTGTTCGCGTCGGCGATGACGCTGATGAGCACGATGCGGCTGATCCCCTCCCAGGAGGCGGCCGAGCGGGTGCAGCGCACCATCGACGAGCTGGACTCCACCATCAGGGAGATCCGCTCGACGATCTTCGCGCTGCAGAACCCGCCCAGCCGCCAGGACACCTCGCTGCGCGGGCGCATCCTCAAGCTGGCCGAGAACACCGCCCACAGCCTGGGCTGCCACCCGGGGGTGAGCCTGGACGGCCCGATCGACGCCTCGGTCCCCGACGAGGTCGGCGAGCAGCTGCTGGCCGTGCTCGGCGAGGCGCTGAGCAACGTGGCCCGGCACGCCCGCGCCTCGGAGGTGCACGTGTCGGTGGCGGTGGAGGAGACGGCGACGACCGGTCGGCCCACCACCCTGACGCTGACCGTCACCGACAACGGCGTGGGCCTGCCCGAGGAGGGGCGGCGCAGCGGGCTGCGCAACATGGACGACCGGGCCCGGGCCCTGGGCGGCGGGTTCTCCGCGCGGCGTGCGCGGACCGGCGGCACGGTGCTCACCTGGAAGGTGCCGGTGCCCGACGACGGGACGCCGCCGTTCGACACCTTCCAGTGA
- the zwf gene encoding glucose-6-phosphate dehydrogenase has product MPQQSAPRPTDLVVFGGTGDLSMRKLLPSLYLLDRDGHLDPRTRVIAVSRDGLTDADLRGKAEAAVQGHHAVRVPEPGVLRRFLDRLSHITVDVGGDPAGWADLAAALDPGRDRVFYLAVPPMISGAICRGLADAGLVTPDSRVVMEKPLGRDLASARAVNAEVGEIFTEEQTYRIDHYLGKETVQNLLVLRFANVFLEPLWNSRWIDHVQITAAETVGVGGRKGYYDTAGAMRDMVQNHLLQLLCLTAMEPPASYDREAVRDEKLKVLQALKPLTGEHVREDTVRGRYGRGDVQGTEVLGYLEEPGGPADSTTETYVALRAEIANWRWAGVPFYLRTGKRMDRARSEIVVRFRDVPHTIFPGAATGGGSLVIRLQPDEGIHLTMLAKAPGAGALRLRPVPLELSFADTFSTRSPEAYERLLMDVLAGDSTLFMRRDEVEAAWRWTDPVIAAWADLDLVPETYPAGSAGPAGADRLIGRTGRTWYEEEQPR; this is encoded by the coding sequence ATGCCGCAGCAGTCCGCGCCCCGCCCCACCGACCTGGTGGTCTTCGGGGGCACCGGCGACCTGTCCATGCGCAAACTCCTGCCCTCCCTCTACCTGCTGGACCGCGACGGACACCTCGACCCGCGTACCCGCGTCATCGCCGTCTCCCGCGACGGCCTCACCGACGCCGACCTGCGCGGCAAGGCCGAAGCCGCGGTCCAGGGCCACCACGCCGTCCGGGTCCCCGAACCCGGTGTGCTGCGCCGCTTCCTCGACCGCCTCTCCCACATCACCGTGGACGTCGGCGGCGACCCCGCCGGCTGGGCGGACCTGGCCGCAGCACTGGACCCCGGGCGCGACCGCGTCTTCTACCTCGCCGTCCCGCCGATGATCTCCGGCGCCATCTGCCGCGGACTGGCCGACGCCGGGCTGGTCACCCCGGACTCCCGGGTCGTGATGGAGAAGCCCCTGGGCCGCGACCTCGCCTCGGCGCGGGCCGTCAACGCCGAGGTCGGGGAGATCTTCACCGAGGAGCAGACCTACCGGATCGACCACTACCTCGGGAAGGAGACGGTGCAGAACCTCCTGGTGCTGCGCTTCGCCAACGTCTTCCTCGAACCGCTGTGGAACTCCCGGTGGATCGACCACGTGCAGATCACCGCCGCCGAGACCGTCGGCGTCGGCGGCCGCAAGGGCTACTACGACACCGCCGGGGCCATGCGCGACATGGTCCAGAACCACCTGCTCCAGCTGCTGTGCCTGACCGCCATGGAGCCCCCCGCCAGCTACGACCGCGAGGCCGTGCGCGACGAGAAGCTCAAGGTCCTCCAGGCGCTCAAACCCCTCACCGGCGAACACGTGCGCGAGGACACCGTGCGCGGCCGCTACGGCCGGGGCGACGTCCAGGGCACGGAGGTCCTCGGCTACCTGGAGGAGCCGGGCGGCCCCGCCGACAGCACCACCGAGACCTACGTCGCCCTGCGCGCCGAGATCGCCAACTGGCGCTGGGCGGGCGTGCCCTTCTACCTGCGCACCGGCAAGCGCATGGACCGGGCCCGCTCCGAGATCGTGGTGCGCTTCCGCGACGTCCCGCACACCATCTTCCCCGGCGCCGCCACCGGCGGCGGCAGCCTCGTCATCCGCCTCCAGCCGGACGAGGGCATCCACCTCACCATGCTGGCCAAGGCCCCCGGCGCGGGCGCGCTGCGGCTGCGTCCGGTTCCGCTGGAGCTGAGTTTCGCGGACACGTTCTCCACCCGCTCGCCCGAGGCCTACGAGCGGCTGCTCATGGACGTGCTGGCCGGAGACTCCACCCTGTTCATGCGCCGCGACGAGGTCGAGGCGGCCTGGCGCTGGACGGACCCCGTCATCGCCGCCTGGGCCGACCTGGACCTCGTCCCCGAGACCTATCCGGCCGGGAGCGCCGGCCCCGCGGGCGCCGACCGGCTCATCGGCCGCACCGGCCGCACGTGGTACGAAGAGGAGCAACCCCGATGA
- a CDS encoding ROK family transcriptional regulator — MARTPGRLSSAATTSGHILELIRTGAATNRSELSRATGLSRPSVALRLTELIDSGLVVEGSGTASTGGRPPSLLEFNADSGLLLTAALGMARSQAAVCDLAGEILVRTPGSPDIASGPETTVPWLLETWADQLTSLGRDPREVRGAGIGLPGTVEFHAGRADDRPLLGKWAGVPLAPLISERFPVPVMVDNDVNVMALGEHLAGGHGHPSDMVFVKVSTGIGAGLISGGRLLRGSLGAAGEIGHIPVRDGQGLPCRCGNTDCLEAVAGGPRLLELAAEEGREVSGLKELVALAAAGDPVAVTLVRGAGRRLGEALAGAVNLLNPEVVVLGGDLSEAYDHLVAGVREMVFQRCTALATRQLRVVASTLWDEAGVRGCAAMVAEEILSPEAVNKYLAG; from the coding sequence ATGGCCAGAACCCCGGGACGCCTGTCCTCCGCTGCCACCACGAGCGGCCACATCCTGGAGCTCATCCGCACCGGTGCGGCGACCAACCGGTCCGAACTCTCCCGCGCGACCGGGCTCTCCCGCCCCTCCGTGGCCCTGCGCCTGACCGAGCTCATCGACAGCGGCCTGGTCGTCGAGGGCAGCGGCACCGCCTCCACCGGCGGACGCCCCCCGTCGCTGCTGGAGTTCAACGCCGACAGCGGGCTCCTGCTCACCGCCGCGCTGGGCATGGCGCGCAGCCAGGCCGCCGTCTGCGACCTGGCCGGTGAGATCCTCGTGCGCACCCCCGGCTCCCCCGACATCGCCTCCGGCCCCGAGACCACCGTCCCCTGGCTGCTCGAGACCTGGGCCGACCAGCTCACCTCCCTGGGCCGCGACCCCCGCGAGGTACGCGGCGCGGGCATCGGCCTGCCCGGCACCGTCGAGTTCCACGCCGGCCGCGCCGACGACCGCCCCCTGCTCGGGAAGTGGGCGGGCGTACCGCTGGCCCCGCTGATCTCCGAGCGCTTCCCCGTCCCCGTCATGGTCGACAACGACGTGAACGTGATGGCCCTGGGCGAGCACCTGGCGGGCGGGCACGGGCACCCCTCCGACATGGTGTTCGTCAAGGTGTCCACCGGCATCGGGGCCGGGCTGATCTCCGGCGGCAGGCTGCTGCGCGGGTCCCTCGGGGCGGCCGGGGAGATCGGCCACATCCCCGTGCGCGACGGGCAGGGGCTGCCCTGCCGGTGCGGCAACACCGACTGCCTGGAGGCCGTCGCGGGCGGGCCCCGGCTGCTCGAACTCGCCGCGGAGGAGGGCCGGGAGGTCTCCGGGCTCAAGGAGCTGGTGGCCCTGGCGGCCGCCGGGGACCCCGTCGCCGTCACCCTCGTCCGCGGGGCCGGGCGGCGGCTGGGCGAGGCCCTGGCCGGTGCCGTCAACCTGCTCAACCCCGAGGTCGTCGTGCTCGGCGGCGACCTGTCCGAGGCCTACGACCACCTGGTCGCGGGCGTGCGCGAGATGGTGTTCCAGCGGTGCACCGCGCTGGCCACCCGGCAGCTGCGGGTGGTGGCCAGCACCCTGTGGGACGAGGCGGGCGTGCGCGGCTGCGCCGCCATGGTCGCCGAGGAGATCCTGTCCCCCGAGGCCGTGAACAAGTACCTCGCCGGATAG
- a CDS encoding DUF3830 family protein: MSITLPLRGVSCVAELLEQDAPRTCEAVWEALPQGDAVQHAKYARNEVYTMVPRFAEVEPGLENPTVTPIPGDVVYFSFDGGMLDRAFKEDKGIGHLPGVIDLALFYGRNNLLLNGDVGWVPGNVFATVVENLPAMAKACDDVWRSGSVGERLVYERLDR; the protein is encoded by the coding sequence ATGAGCATCACCCTGCCCCTCCGCGGGGTGTCCTGTGTCGCGGAACTCCTCGAACAGGACGCGCCGCGCACCTGCGAGGCGGTGTGGGAGGCGCTGCCCCAGGGCGACGCCGTCCAGCACGCCAAGTACGCGCGCAACGAGGTCTACACGATGGTGCCGAGGTTCGCCGAGGTCGAACCCGGCCTGGAGAACCCCACGGTCACACCGATCCCCGGCGACGTCGTCTACTTCTCCTTCGACGGGGGCATGCTCGACCGCGCCTTCAAGGAGGACAAGGGGATCGGCCACCTGCCCGGGGTCATCGACCTCGCCCTCTTCTACGGCCGCAACAACCTGCTGCTCAACGGGGACGTCGGGTGGGTGCCAGGCAACGTGTTCGCCACCGTCGTGGAGAACCTCCCCGCCATGGCGAAGGCGTGCGACGACGTCTGGCGCTCCGGCAGCGTCGGCGAACGCCTCGTCTACGAACGACTGGACCGCTGA
- a CDS encoding D-2-hydroxyacid dehydrogenase, whose protein sequence is MNSAAPSPPDSPRLLILHGDDLPPGRERIDGHPGLGEVVYATADDFSAKLPGTHFLLVWDLFSEALAAAWPKADSLARVHAATAGVDNLMFPGLVESDVVVTNSRGVFEQPIAEYVLGLVIAFAKDLPRTLEYQRERRWEHRETERVAGSRALIVGTGPIARATARLLTAVGVRVRASGSRARTGDPDFGDVVLSSTAERGPQGEPTLFGELPAADHVIVAAPLTDATRGLVDRTFLHLMKPTARLINVARGPVVDQSDLVVALDSGVIAGAALDVFEREPLKAIDPLWGLPGSVVSPHMAGDVIGWREALVDLFLDELSRYLDGREPRNVVDKRRGYVPG, encoded by the coding sequence GTGAACAGTGCCGCCCCTTCCCCACCCGACAGCCCCCGGCTGCTGATCCTGCACGGCGACGACCTGCCGCCGGGTCGGGAGCGGATCGACGGGCACCCGGGCCTGGGCGAGGTCGTGTACGCCACCGCCGACGACTTCTCCGCCAAGCTGCCGGGCACGCACTTCCTGCTGGTCTGGGACCTGTTCTCCGAGGCCCTGGCCGCCGCCTGGCCCAAGGCCGACTCCCTGGCCCGGGTCCACGCGGCCACCGCCGGGGTCGACAACCTCATGTTCCCCGGCCTGGTCGAGTCCGACGTGGTGGTCACCAACTCGCGCGGGGTCTTCGAGCAGCCCATCGCCGAATACGTCCTGGGCCTGGTCATCGCCTTCGCCAAGGACCTCCCCCGGACCCTGGAGTACCAGCGCGAACGCCGCTGGGAGCACCGCGAGACCGAGCGGGTGGCGGGCTCGCGCGCCCTCATCGTCGGCACCGGCCCCATCGCCCGCGCCACCGCCCGCCTGCTCACCGCCGTGGGCGTGCGGGTGCGGGCCTCGGGCAGCCGCGCCCGCACCGGGGACCCCGACTTCGGCGACGTGGTGCTCTCCAGCACCGCCGAGCGCGGACCGCAGGGGGAGCCGACCCTGTTCGGCGAGCTCCCCGCGGCCGACCACGTGATCGTCGCCGCCCCGCTCACCGACGCGACCCGCGGCCTGGTCGACCGCACCTTCCTGCACCTGATGAAGCCGACCGCCCGGCTCATCAACGTGGCGCGCGGCCCCGTCGTCGACCAGTCGGACCTGGTCGTCGCCCTGGACTCCGGCGTCATCGCGGGGGCCGCGCTGGACGTGTTCGAGCGCGAGCCCCTCAAGGCCATCGACCCGTTGTGGGGACTGCCGGGCTCGGTGGTCTCCCCGCACATGGCGGGGGACGTGATCGGTTGGCGCGAGGCGCTGGTCGACCTGTTCCTGGACGAACTCTCCCGTTACCTCGACGGGCGCGAACCGCGCAACGTCGTCGACAAGCGCCGGGGCTACGTACCCGGCTGA
- the edd gene encoding phosphogluconate dehydratase yields MTAHIPAVHPVVAEVTGRLAERSARSRAAYLDGIRSAADPARPARTALGCANLAHGFAACGVSDKLALAGDVTPNLAIVSSYNDMLSAHQPLEAYPAIIKAAVGEAGGVAQFAGGVPAMCDGVTQGRAGMELSLFSRDVIAMATAVALSHDMFDGALMLGVCDKIVPGLLIGSLSFGHLPVAFVPAGPMPSGLPNKEKARVRQRFAEGKADRRELLQAESAAYHSPGTCTFYGTANSNQMLMEVMGLHLPGASFEQPGTELREALTAEVGRRVLANTALGDSPVPLGEQIDERAVVNAVVALLATGGSTNHTLHLVAIARAAGIELTWDDFAALSEVVPLLTRMYPNGAADVNAFHEAGGMAFLIGSLLDAGLLHEDVHTVMGRGLSAYRQVPRLDDGTLSWVDGPKESGDTSVLRGADDPFAPDGGLRMLDGNLGRAVIKVSAVDASRHVVEAPARVFADQAELQAAFTAGELTGDFVAVVRFQGPRANGMPELHKLTPPLAVLQDRGQKVALVTDGRMSGASGKVPAAIHVSPEAEAGGPLAYVRDGDVIRLDARAGTLEVLADLAGREPARPSVDSSKGTGRELFAAMRAAVGPAEAGAGVFGH; encoded by the coding sequence ATGACCGCGCACATCCCCGCAGTCCACCCCGTCGTCGCCGAGGTCACCGGCCGTCTCGCCGAGCGCAGCGCCCGGTCCCGCGCCGCGTACCTGGACGGGATCCGCTCGGCGGCGGACCCGGCCCGGCCCGCCCGCACGGCCCTGGGCTGCGCCAACCTCGCCCACGGGTTCGCCGCGTGCGGGGTCTCCGACAAGCTCGCCCTGGCCGGGGACGTCACCCCCAACCTGGCGATCGTCTCCTCCTACAACGACATGCTCTCGGCGCACCAGCCGCTGGAGGCCTACCCGGCGATCATCAAGGCCGCCGTCGGCGAGGCGGGCGGCGTCGCCCAGTTCGCGGGCGGGGTGCCCGCCATGTGCGACGGCGTCACCCAGGGCCGGGCGGGGATGGAGCTGTCCCTGTTCAGCCGGGACGTCATCGCCATGGCCACCGCCGTGGCGCTCTCCCACGACATGTTCGACGGCGCCCTGATGCTGGGCGTCTGCGACAAGATCGTGCCGGGCCTGCTCATCGGCTCCCTGTCGTTCGGCCACCTGCCGGTGGCGTTCGTCCCGGCCGGGCCGATGCCCTCGGGCCTGCCCAACAAGGAGAAGGCGCGGGTGCGCCAGCGCTTCGCGGAGGGCAAGGCCGACCGGCGCGAGCTGCTCCAGGCCGAGTCGGCCGCCTACCACTCGCCGGGCACCTGCACGTTCTACGGCACCGCCAACTCCAACCAGATGCTCATGGAGGTCATGGGCCTGCACCTGCCCGGCGCCAGCTTCGAGCAGCCGGGCACGGAGCTGCGGGAGGCGCTCACCGCCGAGGTCGGACGCCGCGTCCTGGCCAACACCGCACTGGGCGACTCGCCCGTCCCGCTGGGCGAGCAGATCGACGAGCGCGCCGTCGTCAACGCCGTCGTCGCCCTGCTGGCCACCGGCGGCTCCACCAACCACACCCTGCACCTGGTGGCGATCGCCCGCGCCGCGGGCATCGAGCTGACCTGGGACGACTTCGCCGCCCTGTCGGAGGTCGTGCCCCTGCTCACCCGCATGTACCCCAACGGCGCCGCCGACGTGAACGCCTTCCACGAGGCGGGCGGGATGGCCTTCCTCATCGGCTCCCTGCTCGACGCCGGGCTGCTGCACGAGGACGTGCACACCGTCATGGGCCGCGGCCTGAGCGCCTACCGCCAGGTCCCCAGGCTCGACGACGGCACGCTGAGCTGGGTGGACGGCCCCAAGGAGAGCGGCGACACCTCGGTGCTGCGCGGCGCCGACGACCCCTTCGCCCCCGACGGCGGCCTGCGGATGCTCGACGGCAACCTCGGCCGCGCCGTCATCAAGGTGTCCGCGGTGGACGCCTCCCGGCACGTGGTCGAGGCGCCCGCCCGGGTCTTCGCCGACCAGGCCGAACTGCAGGCCGCGTTCACCGCCGGGGAGCTGACCGGCGACTTCGTCGCGGTGGTCCGCTTCCAGGGCCCGCGCGCCAACGGCATGCCCGAACTGCACAAGCTCACCCCGCCGCTGGCGGTGCTCCAGGACCGCGGCCAGAAGGTCGCCCTGGTGACCGACGGCCGCATGTCGGGCGCCTCGGGCAAGGTGCCCGCCGCCATCCACGTGTCCCCGGAGGCCGAGGCCGGCGGCCCGCTCGCCTACGTCCGCGACGGCGACGTCATCCGCCTGGACGCCCGCGCGGGCACACTGGAGGTCCTCGCCGACCTGGCCGGACGCGAGCCCGCCCGGCCGAGCGTCGACTCCTCCAAGGGCACCGGACGGGAGCTGTTCGCCGCCATGCGCGCGGCCGTCGGGCCCGCCGAGGCCGGCGCCGGGGTCTTCGGCCACTGA
- a CDS encoding response regulator, producing MSGGGGGGVHKPIRVFLVDDHEVVRRGVAALLETEDDMTVVGEAGTAEQALARIPVVVPDVAVLDVRLPGGSGVQVCREIRSDHPEIACLMLTSFADEDALYDAVMAGAAGYVLKQIHGADLVGAVRTVASGGSLLDSGSTGAMMERLRGAQAEPDPLAELTPQERQILDLIGEGMTNRQIGERLYLAEKTVKNYVSALLSKLDLKRRTQAAVLVAELRGRRY from the coding sequence ATGTCGGGCGGTGGCGGCGGGGGCGTTCACAAGCCCATCAGGGTGTTCCTGGTGGACGACCACGAGGTGGTCCGGCGCGGGGTCGCCGCGCTCCTGGAGACCGAGGACGACATGACCGTCGTCGGCGAGGCGGGCACGGCCGAACAGGCGCTGGCCCGCATCCCGGTCGTGGTCCCCGACGTCGCGGTCCTGGACGTGCGCCTGCCCGGCGGGTCCGGAGTCCAGGTGTGCCGGGAGATCCGCTCCGACCACCCCGAGATCGCCTGCCTCATGCTCACCTCGTTCGCCGACGAGGACGCCCTGTACGACGCCGTCATGGCCGGGGCCGCCGGCTACGTGCTCAAGCAGATCCACGGAGCCGACCTGGTGGGGGCCGTGCGCACCGTCGCCTCCGGCGGGTCGCTGCTCGACTCCGGCAGCACCGGGGCCATGATGGAGCGCCTGCGCGGCGCCCAGGCCGAGCCCGACCCGCTGGCCGAGCTGACCCCGCAGGAGCGCCAGATCCTCGACCTCATCGGCGAGGGCATGACCAACCGCCAGATCGGCGAGCGCCTCTACCTGGCGGAGAAGACCGTCAAGAACTACGTGTCGGCCCTGCTGTCCAAGCTCGACCTCAAGCGCCGCACCCAGGCGGCGGTTCTGGTCGCCGAGCTCCGCGGGCGCCGCTACTAG
- a CDS encoding maleate cis-trans isomerase family protein — protein sequence MLVQEPFDGPAAERPTPLQTGVGIVAPYDFALDRELWRWTPDDVSLHMTRLPYVHVPVTVDQAAALCLPEGVTPAVRALLTPEPSAVGYMCASGSFVHGAAGERELRRTMAEAGAPAAVTTSGALIEALALLGAERVAVVTPYVDEVTDRLLGYLGEHGVGVTSSVGLGLLEHIWRVAYDVIARAVHEADRPEAQAVFVSCTNVLTYDIIAPLERELGKPVVTANQVTMWALLRAVGRRPVALGQSLAETAAPSAA from the coding sequence ATGCTCGTCCAGGAGCCCTTCGACGGACCGGCGGCCGAACGCCCGACCCCGCTGCAGACCGGGGTGGGGATCGTGGCGCCCTACGATTTCGCGCTCGACCGCGAGCTGTGGCGGTGGACGCCCGACGACGTGTCCCTGCACATGACGCGCCTGCCCTACGTCCACGTCCCGGTGACCGTGGACCAGGCGGCGGCCCTGTGCCTGCCGGAGGGCGTCACGCCCGCCGTCCGCGCGCTGCTCACCCCCGAGCCCTCGGCGGTCGGCTACATGTGCGCCTCCGGGAGCTTCGTCCACGGCGCCGCGGGCGAGAGGGAGCTGCGCCGGACCATGGCCGAGGCCGGCGCGCCCGCCGCGGTCACCACCTCCGGCGCGCTGATCGAGGCGCTGGCCCTCCTGGGCGCCGAGCGCGTCGCCGTCGTCACGCCCTACGTCGACGAGGTGACCGACCGCCTCCTGGGCTACCTGGGGGAGCACGGCGTCGGTGTGACCTCCAGCGTGGGCCTGGGGCTGCTGGAGCACATCTGGCGGGTCGCGTACGACGTGATCGCCCGCGCGGTCCACGAGGCCGACCGGCCGGAGGCGCAGGCGGTCTTCGTGAGCTGCACCAACGTGCTCACCTACGACATCATCGCCCCCCTGGAGAGGGAGCTGGGCAAACCGGTGGTCACGGCCAACCAGGTGACCATGTGGGCGCTGCTGCGCGCCGTGGGGCGGCGCCCGGTGGCTCTCGGGCAGAGCCTGGCCGAGACCGCGGCGCCCAGCGCCGCATGA
- a CDS encoding amidase, producing MTIRSDSTAAAASAPVGARAHTGPVADPSAASAEDLLAAYAAGDASPVEAVEAALARIDRTEPVLNAFCLVLAEEARAAARESAARWERGEPLGPLDGVPVAVKDVHLLRGHPTLKGSLTSPRSGAWDEDSPAVARLREAGAVFVGKTTTPELAWKAVTDSPLTGVTRNPWDPATTPGGSSGGSAAAVAAGAVPMATGTDGGGSIRIPAAFSGIVGIKPTWGLVPHFPASPFGSLAHTGPMTRTVGDTALMLETMARPDPRDWAALAPPEPGLADVRLRTDPEDLVRGLRVALSPTLGGLAVDPEVSAAVAAAADTLADLGAHVTEADPGLPDARPEFHVLWYSGAAKATEHVTGADRDLFDPGLAEIIEEGLAYSAQDYLTAMALRMEMGARMGRFHAEYDLLLTPAAPFGAFEAGRECPPGLAGERWTVWAGFSHPFNMTQQPAASVPCGFTSAGLPVGLQVVGPRHADARVLAACRALELAGDRR from the coding sequence GTGACGATCCGTTCCGACTCGACCGCCGCGGCCGCATCGGCGCCCGTCGGCGCCCGGGCGCACACCGGTCCGGTGGCCGACCCGTCCGCCGCGTCCGCCGAGGACCTCCTGGCCGCCTACGCCGCCGGGGACGCCTCCCCGGTGGAGGCGGTCGAGGCGGCCCTGGCCCGCATCGACCGCACCGAACCCGTCCTCAACGCCTTCTGCCTGGTCCTGGCGGAGGAGGCCCGCGCCGCCGCCCGGGAGTCCGCGGCCCGCTGGGAGCGCGGGGAGCCCCTGGGGCCGCTCGACGGGGTGCCGGTCGCCGTCAAGGACGTCCACCTGCTGCGCGGCCACCCCACCCTCAAGGGCTCCCTGACCTCCCCGCGCTCCGGCGCCTGGGACGAGGACTCCCCGGCGGTGGCCCGGCTGCGGGAGGCCGGCGCGGTCTTCGTCGGCAAGACCACCACACCCGAGCTGGCCTGGAAGGCCGTCACCGACTCCCCGCTCACCGGGGTCACCCGCAACCCGTGGGACCCGGCGACCACACCGGGCGGGTCCAGCGGCGGCTCGGCCGCCGCGGTGGCCGCGGGCGCGGTCCCCATGGCCACCGGCACCGACGGCGGCGGCTCCATCCGCATCCCCGCCGCGTTCAGCGGGATCGTCGGGATCAAGCCCACCTGGGGGCTGGTCCCGCACTTCCCCGCCAGCCCCTTCGGCTCGCTGGCGCACACCGGGCCGATGACCCGCACCGTCGGCGACACCGCGCTCATGCTGGAGACCATGGCCCGCCCGGACCCCCGCGACTGGGCGGCGCTGGCCCCGCCGGAGCCGGGCCTGGCCGACGTGCGCCTGCGCACCGACCCCGAGGACCTGGTGCGCGGGCTGCGCGTCGCGCTCTCCCCGACCCTGGGCGGGCTCGCCGTGGACCCGGAGGTGTCGGCGGCCGTCGCGGCCGCCGCCGACACCCTGGCCGACCTGGGCGCGCACGTGACGGAGGCCGACCCCGGCCTGCCCGACGCCCGGCCGGAGTTCCACGTGCTGTGGTACTCGGGCGCGGCCAAGGCCACCGAACACGTCACCGGTGCCGACCGCGACCTGTTCGACCCGGGCCTGGCGGAGATCATCGAGGAGGGGCTGGCCTACTCGGCGCAGGACTACCTGACGGCGATGGCGCTGCGGATGGAGATGGGCGCCCGGATGGGCCGCTTCCACGCCGAGTACGACCTGCTGCTCACCCCGGCGGCGCCGTTCGGGGCGTTCGAGGCGGGGCGGGAGTGCCCGCCGGGTCTGGCGGGGGAGCGGTGGACGGTGTGGGCGGGGTTCAGCCACCCGTTCAACATGACCCAGCAGCCGGCGGCGAGCGTGCCGTGCGGGTTCACCTCGGCGGGGCTGCCGGTGGGGCTCCAGGTGGTGGGCCCCCGCCATGCCGACGCCCGGGTGCTGGCGGCCTGCCGGGCCCTGGAACTGGCGGGGGACCGCCGCTGA